The Streptomyces luteogriseus genome includes a window with the following:
- the coaA gene encoding type I pantothenate kinase, translating into MISPVSSIPRSAHRPRPEATPYLDLTRAEWSALRDKTPLPLTAEEVEKLRGLGDVIDLDEVRDIYLPLSRLLNLYVGATDGLRGALNTFLGEKGSQSGTPFVIGVAGSVAVGKSTVARLLQALLSRWPEHPRVELVTTDGFLLPTQELKARGLMSRKGFPESYDRRALTRFVADIKAGKDEVTAPVYSHLIYDIVPDKRLTVRRPDILIVEGLNVLQPALPGKDGRTRVGLADYFDFSVYVDARVEDVETWYLNRFRKLRATAFQNPSSYFRKYTQVSEEEALDYARTMWRTINRPNLVENIAPTRGRATLVLRKGPDHKVQRLSLRKL; encoded by the coding sequence GTGATCTCTCCGGTCTCCTCGATACCCCGGAGCGCCCACCGGCCCCGCCCGGAGGCGACTCCCTACCTCGACCTCACCCGAGCCGAGTGGAGCGCGCTGCGTGACAAGACGCCGCTGCCGCTCACGGCCGAGGAGGTCGAGAAGCTGCGCGGTCTCGGCGACGTGATCGACCTCGACGAGGTGCGGGACATCTATCTCCCGCTGTCCCGCCTGCTCAATCTGTACGTCGGTGCCACCGACGGCCTCAGAGGGGCGCTGAACACGTTCCTGGGCGAGAAGGGCTCCCAGTCGGGCACCCCGTTCGTCATAGGGGTGGCCGGTTCGGTCGCCGTGGGGAAGTCGACGGTCGCCCGCCTCCTCCAGGCCCTGCTCTCCCGCTGGCCCGAGCACCCGCGCGTCGAGCTGGTCACCACCGACGGCTTCCTGCTCCCCACCCAGGAGCTCAAGGCCCGCGGCCTGATGTCCCGCAAGGGCTTCCCGGAGTCCTACGACCGCCGCGCCCTGACCCGCTTCGTCGCCGACATCAAGGCCGGCAAGGACGAGGTCACCGCGCCCGTCTACTCCCACCTCATCTACGACATCGTCCCCGACAAGCGGCTCACGGTCCGCCGTCCGGACATCCTGATCGTCGAGGGACTGAACGTCCTGCAGCCGGCCCTGCCCGGCAAGGACGGCCGCACCCGGGTCGGTCTCGCCGACTACTTCGACTTCAGCGTGTACGTCGACGCCCGCGTCGAGGACGTCGAGACCTGGTACCTCAACCGCTTCCGCAAGCTGCGCGCGACCGCCTTCCAGAACCCCTCCTCGTACTTCCGCAAGTACACCCAGGTCTCGGAGGAGGAGGCCCTCGACTACGCCCGCACCATGTGGCGCACGATCAACCGGCCCAACCTGGTCGAGAACATCGCCCCGACCCGCGGCCGCGCCACCCTCGTCCTGCGCAAGGGCCCGGACCACAAGGTGCAGCGCCTCAGCCTGCGCAAGCTGTGA
- a CDS encoding DUF389 domain-containing protein, producing the protein MLHLRLITPPDRTDEVVRLIEKTVGTTHLVVLPGVARDPGGDVVMCDVAREAGDELLAGLRDLGIDTTGSIAVESIDLSLSERADKAEADAPGEGADAVLWEQLTEATHEESTLSVTYLAFITLATMIAACGVVLDNAILIVGAMAVGPEFGPLTGICTAIVRRRPRLALRSLIALLVGFVAAMAVTVGFSLFMDAVDLFSEHQLRADRPNTGFIYAPDWFSFVVAVLAGIAGTLSLTSAKSGALVGVAISVTTIPAAANAAVALSYGDTKQTWGSTEQLLLNLLGIIVAGTLTLLTQKWFWAKQRRRI; encoded by the coding sequence ATGCTCCATCTGCGTCTGATCACACCGCCCGACCGGACCGACGAGGTGGTCCGGCTGATCGAGAAGACGGTCGGCACCACCCACCTGGTCGTACTGCCGGGCGTCGCCCGCGACCCGGGGGGCGATGTCGTCATGTGCGACGTGGCGCGGGAGGCTGGCGACGAACTGCTCGCCGGGCTGCGGGACCTGGGCATCGACACCACCGGCTCCATCGCCGTCGAGTCCATAGACCTGTCCCTGTCGGAGCGGGCCGACAAGGCGGAGGCCGACGCACCGGGCGAGGGCGCGGACGCGGTCCTGTGGGAGCAGCTGACCGAGGCGACGCACGAGGAGTCGACCCTCTCCGTCACCTACCTCGCCTTCATCACGCTCGCCACGATGATCGCCGCCTGCGGTGTGGTGCTGGACAACGCGATCCTGATCGTGGGCGCCATGGCGGTGGGCCCCGAGTTCGGTCCCCTCACCGGCATCTGCACCGCCATCGTCCGGCGCCGACCTCGCCTGGCCCTTCGCTCGCTGATCGCACTGCTGGTGGGCTTCGTGGCGGCGATGGCGGTGACGGTCGGCTTCAGCCTCTTCATGGACGCCGTCGACCTGTTCAGCGAGCACCAGCTCAGGGCCGACCGCCCCAATACGGGCTTCATCTACGCCCCGGACTGGTTCTCCTTCGTCGTGGCGGTCCTGGCCGGCATCGCCGGCACCCTCTCCCTGACCTCGGCCAAGTCGGGCGCCCTGGTCGGTGTGGCCATCTCGGTCACCACGATCCCGGCGGCGGCGAACGCGGCCGTGGCCCTGAGCTACGGCGACACGAAGCAGACCTGGGGCTCCACCGAGCAACTCCTGCTGAACCTGCTGGGCATCATCGTGGCGGGCACGCTGACGCTGCTGACGCAGAAGTGGTTCTGGGCGAAACAACGCCGACGCATCTAG